A genomic window from Sulfurimonas paralvinellae includes:
- a CDS encoding single-stranded DNA-binding protein translates to MFNKIILVGNLTRDIELRYSQSGMGIAKSAIATSRKFTSNGEKKEEVCFVDITFFGRSAEVANQYLRKGSKILVEGRLNFEQWVDQNGQKRSKHSVIVETMQMLDSRSDSQGGGYNAPASNGGADYAAPAQGQPQSYQAPQQQQSYGQPAQQQQQQQSYQQPSPAQEQSRTMPSPADVPVIDIDEDEIPF, encoded by the coding sequence TTTAGTTGGAAACCTAACGCGTGATATCGAACTCAGATATTCTCAAAGCGGCATGGGCATCGCAAAAAGTGCTATCGCTACAAGCCGTAAATTCACTAGCAATGGTGAGAAAAAAGAGGAAGTCTGTTTTGTAGACATCACTTTCTTCGGAAGAAGTGCCGAAGTTGCCAACCAATACCTTCGCAAAGGAAGTAAAATCCTTGTAGAGGGAAGATTAAACTTTGAACAATGGGTTGACCAAAATGGACAAAAAAGATCAAAACACTCTGTAATCGTTGAGACTATGCAGATGCTTGACTCACGCAGTGACTCTCAAGGCGGTGGATACAATGCACCGGCAAGTAACGGTGGAGCAGATTATGCAGCACCTGCACAAGGGCAACCGCAAAGCTATCAGGCACCACAGCAGCAACAAAGCTATGGACAACCGGCACAGCAGCAACAGCAACAACAAAGTTATCAACAGCCATCACCGGCACAGGAACAAAGCCGTACAATGCCAAGTCCTGCCGATGTTCCAGTAATTGATATTGATGAAGATGAAATTCCATTTTAG